In a single window of the Nicotiana tomentosiformis chromosome 8, ASM39032v3, whole genome shotgun sequence genome:
- the LOC138898260 gene encoding uncharacterized protein has translation MGDNKNEESTSGVSNTSLASSLMTRIMSNTKFAVEIFDGSGHFGIWQAEVLNVLFQQGLDIAIEENKPDNIGEGDWKIINHVAYGTIRSYLTREQKYPYTKETSAKSVMRLMDRDEEEEEEEEEEEENNGSALAARTEKTTDIPQAAGSMVVHKAPPRTGDISKKDSGRVSEFLEIEDVSHRSQQMGDMSERALLESLRTKENAPIYREAWSQSRTELHRYEAEIQCVTEERNSLKLLLGQMGEEIKDLRAELAKAHQDQIDMSEQQKIEMIEKLHEEVDVVKAESLKWKEGMDRFAIEKEAARAQLSSTKNQLQKIKEKGSVQARRIEELEARLSSKLAKAESDAKKAKKDMDALVAVYRADAEVAQVQAREAAETADTRVHWVAELAKCRSRRETLEEIHARDFDLTEEIKRSKELEVDAKALAFNDDDDDDGSKSGSENGGEPGGEETAPGDSQET, from the exons ATGggagataataaaaatgaagagtCCACATCGGGTGTCAGTAATACGTCGTTGGCATCTTCTcttatgacaagaattatgtCAAATACGAAATTTGCAgttgaaatttttgacgggtcaggacatttcggGATATGGCAAGCTGAGGTTCTTAATgtcctttttcaacaagggctagatattGCCATAGAAGAAAATAAACCAGACAATatcggagaaggagattggaagaTTATCAATCACGTTGCTTATGGTACCATTCGATCTTACCTCACAAGAGAACAGAAGTATCCATACACAaaagaaacttctgcaa aatcagttatGCGTCTAATGGATagagacgaagaagaagaagaagaagaagaagaagaagaagaaaataatgggTCCGCGCTGGCAGCCCGAACGGAGAAGACCACCGACAttccacaggcagctggatcgatggtggttcataaggctccacCTCGAACTGGGGATATATCGAagaaagattcgggcagagtcTCCGAGTTTTTGGAGATCGAAGATGTTTCCCATCGAAGCCAacagatgggggatatgtctgaaaggGCTCTCCTCGAATCTCTTCGAACCaaagagaatgctccaa TTTATCGAGAAGCATGGTCTCAGTCCCGAACCgagctgcatcgatacgaggCCGAGATTCAATgtgttacggaggagaggaactccctaaaactCCTCTTAGGCCAAAtgggagaggaaataaaagacctccgagctgagttggccaaggctcaccaagatcagatcgacatgtccgagcag caaaaaattgagatgatcgaaaAACTCCATGAAGAAGTCGATGTGGTAAAAGCGGAGTCTTTAaagtggaaagaaggaatggaccgctttgctatagagaaagaagctgctcgagcccaattatcatcaaccaaaaaccaacttcaaaaaataaaggagaaaggctcggtccaagcaagaagaatagaggagctcgaggctcggttgtcCTCTAAACTTGCCAAGGCTGAATCTGACGCCAAAAAGGCAAAGAAAGATATGGATGCACTCGTGgctgtctatcgggccgatgctgaagttgcccaggtccaagcaagagaggcagccgagaccgccgatactcgagtacattgggttgctgaacttgctaagtgccgatctcggagggagaccctcgaggagatccatgctcgagatTTTGACCTCACTGAAGAGATTAAAAGGTCCAAAGAACTCGAAGTCGATGCTAAAGCCCTGGCTTTcaatgacgatgatgatgatgatgggagtaagagcgggtccgagaatgggggggagcccggtggagaagagaccgctcccggaGATAGCCAAGAAACTTAG